The window ATTGATCCAACCCAATTCATTTTGGAACAACTTTAATAAATCCAAAAATAAAAATGCAAAAATCAAAATTTTGATTTTTTGAATTTTATAATGAATTAACTTTTAGTATGTCATCCCCGCGAAGGCGGGGCTCCAGAAAAGCTGGCAAACAAATGGATTCCTGCCTTCGCAGGAATGACAGATGTCATGATGAAAAGTTAATTTTCTATAATTTTTAAATTTTATGTTTGAATGGGTTCTCAAAAAATTTGTCGGCACTAAGAATGATCGGGAACTGAAGAAAATTGTTCCCGTTGTGGCCGAAATCAATGCTTTAGAATCTTCCATCAGACCCCTAACCGACGATCAACTCAAAGCCAAAACGGTGGAATTCAAACAGCGCGTGCAAAACGGTGAATCGCTGGATGCCCTTTTGCCGTATGCCTTTGCCGTTGTTCGTGAAGCGGCGCGCCGCACGTTGGGTCAGCGTCATTATGATATGCAACTCGTCGGAGGGATCGTTCTCCATTCCGGAAAAATTTCGGAAATGAAAACCGGCGAAGGAAAAACTCTCGTGGCCACACTGCCCGTCTATCTGAATTCTTTGAGTGGCAAAGGTGTGCACGTCATCACCGTCAACGACTATCTGGCCAGACGCGACGCCGAATGGATGGGTCAGGTCTATAAATTTTTGGGGCTTTCCGTGGGCGTGATTGTGCATGGCCTGACCGATACCGAGCGCCAATGGGCCTATCGCGCCGATGTGACTTACGGAACCAATAACGAATTCGGTTTTGATTATCTGCGCGACAACATGAAATATGAATTGGCCCAGTACGTTCAGCGCGAACTCAATTATGCAATTGTGGATGAGGTCGATAGTATTTTGATTGATGAAGCGAGAACTCCGCTCATTATTTCCGGTCCCGCCGAAGAATCCACACAACTCTACTATACCATCGACCGCATCATCCCATTTTTAAGCAAAGAGACCCACTTTACGATTGATGAGAAAGCAAAATCCGTGATGCTCACCGAAGCCGGTGTGGCGGAAGTGGAAAAACGTCTGAACATTCCCAATCTGTACGATCCAAAAAATATCAACCAACTTCACCATGTGAATCAGGCTTTGCGTGCCCACAGTCTTTACCGGCGTGATGTTGATTATGTCGTGAAAGATGACAAAGTCACCATCGTTGATGAATTCACCGGTCGTTTAATGCCCGGCAGACGCTGGAGTGACGGACTTCATCAGGCGGTGGAGGCAAAAGAAAATACCACCATTGAAAATGAAAACCAAACGCTGGCTACCATTACCTTTCAGAATTATTTCCGCATGTACAACAAGCTTGGAGGCATGACCGGCACCGCAGAAACAGAAGCCCCCGAATTTGCCAAAATTTATAATCTCGATGTGATGATGATTCCCACCAACAAACCGATGATACGCGAAGATAATTCCGACATCGTCTATAAAACAGAGACGGAAAAATTTCGCTCTGTCGTAAAAGAAATCGAGGAGTGTCATGCTAAAAATCAACCCGTACTGGTTGGAACGATCTCGATTGAAAAATCTGAAGAGATTGGAGAGATGCTCAAACGCCGCGGCATTAAACACCATGTGTTGAACGCGAAACAACATGAGAAAGAAGCGGAGATTGTGTCACAGGCCGGACGCAAAGGTGCCGTCACTATCTCCACCAACATGGCGGGTCGCGGTACTGACATCATGCTCGGCGGCAATCCCGAATTTTTGGCGCGGGCACAGGTGGGACGCGAAGCCCCCGAAGAAGATTATAAAAAAGCGCTCACAATTTTCAGAACGCAATGTGAAAAAGAAAAACAAGAAGTTTTGACGGCAGGGGGGTTGCATATTTTGGGAACAGAGAGACATGAGAGCCGGCGCATCGACAATCAGCTTCGCGGGCGGTCCGGCAGACAAGGGGATCCGGGAAGTTCCCGTTTTTATCTTTCTCTGCAGGATGATCTGCTCCGCATCTTTGGTGGAGAGAGAATTTCCACAATGATGGACCGTCTCGGTCTCAAGGAAGATGAACCCATCGAACATCCGTGGCTTTCCCGCGCGATCGCCAACGCCCAGAAAAAAGTAGAAGCCCACAATTTTTCGATCCGAAAAAATCTTTTGGAGTATGACGACGTCATGAACCAACAACGCCAGACGGTCTACAAACGCAGACGTGAAATTCTGGGAGCACAGGACACAAAAGACTTTGCCCTCGACATGATCGACGAAAAAGTCACGGCTTTGATCGAAGAATGCGTTCCGGAAAATGTGAATCCCGAA is drawn from Deltaproteobacteria bacterium and contains these coding sequences:
- the secA gene encoding preprotein translocase subunit SecA; translation: MFEWVLKKFVGTKNDRELKKIVPVVAEINALESSIRPLTDDQLKAKTVEFKQRVQNGESLDALLPYAFAVVREAARRTLGQRHYDMQLVGGIVLHSGKISEMKTGEGKTLVATLPVYLNSLSGKGVHVITVNDYLARRDAEWMGQVYKFLGLSVGVIVHGLTDTERQWAYRADVTYGTNNEFGFDYLRDNMKYELAQYVQRELNYAIVDEVDSILIDEARTPLIISGPAEESTQLYYTIDRIIPFLSKETHFTIDEKAKSVMLTEAGVAEVEKRLNIPNLYDPKNINQLHHVNQALRAHSLYRRDVDYVVKDDKVTIVDEFTGRLMPGRRWSDGLHQAVEAKENTTIENENQTLATITFQNYFRMYNKLGGMTGTAETEAPEFAKIYNLDVMMIPTNKPMIREDNSDIVYKTETEKFRSVVKEIEECHAKNQPVLVGTISIEKSEEIGEMLKRRGIKHHVLNAKQHEKEAEIVSQAGRKGAVTISTNMAGRGTDIMLGGNPEFLARAQVGREAPEEDYKKALTIFRTQCEKEKQEVLTAGGLHILGTERHESRRIDNQLRGRSGRQGDPGSSRFYLSLQDDLLRIFGGERISTMMDRLGLKEDEPIEHPWLSRAIANAQKKVEAHNFSIRKNLLEYDDVMNQQRQTVYKRRREILGAQDTKDFALDMIDEKVTALIEECVPENVNPEDFDPKPLEERVREIFDFDFSAKSVAKQDWTQNGLGKKLYETSVQIYEAKEKQYSREIFAQIEKFLLLSTFDTLWKDHLLQMDHLREGIGLRGYGQKDPLLEYKKEGFSLFKLMMEQFSTDVLQKLFRVRLAEERQAEPSQQIVNLPFQRTPMQMAHQETAAFQRNPTQGPMSASSVGVQSAPPQNFSHVGRSDPCP